The following are encoded together in the Triticum dicoccoides isolate Atlit2015 ecotype Zavitan chromosome 6B, WEW_v2.0, whole genome shotgun sequence genome:
- the LOC119326450 gene encoding protein Rf1, mitochondrial-like, with the protein MSRLQVRSFSNSVSSHANELLDKLQGHLHSRTLRPDLVHQLFDEMLRQPVPVSVRALNGLFAALARAPSSTICTDAPALAIDLFNRMARAGRRQVPAPTIHTYSILIECCQRACRPDLGLAFFGRLLKTGIKTNAITYSSLLKCLCDMKRTEEALGVLLHRMPDDLPNAISYSVILKSFCDSGRSQLVLDLLRMMAEKGSDHSPSVVSYSLVIDGFFKEGEISKACNLLHEMMQQGVVPDVVTYNSFIDALCKARAMEKAEVVLRSMVHNGVQPNAVTYSSLIQGYSTLGQLKEVARLLKAMRSQGSMPDVVICSSVMDYLCKHGRIKDAEEIFYSMAVNGRKPDIVSYTIMLHGYAIEGSLVKMIDLCELMARDGVVPDLRCFNILINAYAKYGMMDVAMLFLEDMLKQGVKPNEFTYLTVISAFCKMGRMDDAMEKFSEMIDMGVPVDTEVYLCMVEGYFNHGDSMKAEKFITKMKNRDIHHKLRKGIFGVPLCLVPSEQTKELLHHLLTGVSEQ; encoded by the exons ATGTCACGCCTTCAGGTCCGCTCTTTCTCCAACTCTGTTTCTTCACACGCCAACGAGCTGCTGGACAAACTCCAAGGCCATCTGCACTCCAGGACGCTCAGGCCAGACCTCGTGCACCAACTGTTCGACGAAATGCTGCGCCAACCAGTCCCAGTATCAGTACGTGCACTCAACGGCTTATTTGCTGCCCTTGCGCGTGCGCCGTCCTCCACCATCTGCACCGATGCCCCTGCCCTCGCCATTGATCTCTTCAACCGCATGGCCCGAGCAGGCCGTCGCCAGGTGCCAGCACCCACCATTCACACCTACAGCATACTAATTGAGTGTTGCCAGCGAGCATGCCGCCCAGACCTAGGGCTTGCCTTCTTCGGCCGCCTACTCAAGACAGGCATCAAGACGAATGCCATTACCTACAGCAGCTTACTCAAGTGCCTCTGTGACATGAAGCGCACGGAGGAGGCTTTGGGCGTGCTGCTCCACAGGATGCCCGACGACCTGCCTAATGCCATCTCCTACTCAGTAATTCTCAAGAGTTTCTGCGACAGTGGTAGGAGCCAGCTTGTGCTTGACTTGCTCCGGATGATGGCCGAAAAAGGATCTGACCACTCTCCCAGCGTGGTGTCATACAGCTTGGTAATCGATGGCTTCTTTAAGGAGGGTGAAATAAGCAAAGCATGCAATCTGCTCCATGAAATGATGCAGCAGGGGGTTGTGCCCGATGTGGTGACGTATAACTCCTTTATCGATGCGCTATGCAAAGCAAGAGCAATGGAAAAGGCAGAGGTAGTTCTTCGATCAATGGTTCATAATGGTGTCCAACCAAATGCTGTCACATATAGTAGCTTGATCCAAGGATATTCAACTTTGGGCCAGTTGAAAGAAGTCGCTAGGCTGTTGAAAGCAATGAGAAGCCAAGGCAGTATGCCAGACGTTGTTATTTGCAGCTCAGTCATGGACTACCTTTGCAAGCATGGAAGAATCAAAGATGCCGAGGAAATATTTTACTCCATGGCCGTGAATGGCCGAAAACCAGATATAGTCTCATACACTATTATGCTCCACGGGTACGCTATAGAAGGATCCCTTGTTAAAATGATTGATCTCTGTGAGCTGATGGCAAGAGATGGAGTTGTACCCGACCTCCGTTGTTTCAACATACTGATTAATGCATATGCTAAGTATGGCATGATGGATGTGGCCATGCTTTTCCTTGAAGACATGTTGAAGCAGGGTGTGAAGCCTAATGAATTCACTTATTTAACTGTGATATCTGCATTTTGCAAGATGGGCAGGATGGATGATGCGATGGAAAAATTCAGTGAGATGATTGATATGGGAGTACCAGTTGACACCGAAGTTTACCTGTGCATGGTTGAGGGTTATTTTAATCATGGTGATTCCATGAAAGCCGAGAAATTTATTACCAAAATGAAGAACAGGGATATTCATCATAAGCTGCGGAAAG GGATCTTTGGTGTGCCTCTCTGCCTCGTCCCTTCCGAGCAAACAAAAGAGCTACTCCATCATCTGCTTACAGGGGTCTCTGAGCAATGA